From a region of the Argiope bruennichi chromosome 8, qqArgBrue1.1, whole genome shotgun sequence genome:
- the LOC129981182 gene encoding uncharacterized protein LOC129981182 isoform X2, whose product MCKHKSGGMNKPSRTTSHDGLDERTTASISSQGCPQSTSVISNPQISNPVTQNQEISCSSQVRKFSTTAVVNMQPPKCSSSCDTYGFLPNNDNPPCDSEQYEGMSFMPNVQESPQEFLESQDSDDEDTEQSPMLLKEACGMYCSPQDQWHPNILPGEELGQTILNPNHFNACDPYPCSAMDRREKASNCDNFPLYHKYRARTTTQEPVSYIQTPYHVAVACPSYFESTINNFDEHPVASLNEHNYETKHKKKWLLNQKCKSADSEPDTFSSRLSSACKRGVSPVSYNYVQGHSTNILETHINECNSYLKPVYANNGDPIAGPSGLQRPCSINWEIGANTGDNEFRSRSYSLTPTINFAVFESESSSEAEDVQEPMVPEPIEVPTINDASGKTIDDPFELPVMSLGKVLPISPSAAQLSIASSYGDNGSPICKICHMTARENDPLISPCRCSGTMQYIHCGCLMRWLEVCHKRGRRPASCELCQYQYHWHKKFKIRHWQFPQCSRKDKILHLVFIFSVLLMITCASLTIMFFKQDKGTKVDLHQELTQSEIGNLVCGVLFFVAFFVAIYVEAKSHDTLYKLLVKFIHINQQWYIDEYEKKEPSPVAV is encoded by the exons ATGTGCAAGCACAAATCAGGTGGAATGAATAAACCATCCAGAACAACTTCTCATGATGGCCTCGATGAAAGAACAACTGCCTCAATCTCTAGTCAAGGCTGCCCTCAAAGCACAAGCGTAATATCCAATCCTCAGATCTCCAACCCTGTCACTCAGAATCAAGAAATCTCCTGCAGCTCACAAGTAAGGAAATTTTCAACAACTGCTGTGGTCAATATGCAACCTCCCAAATGCAGCAGCTCCTGTGATACATATGGTTTCCTTCCAAACAACGATAATCCACCATGTGATTCAGAACAATATGAAGGCATGTCTTTCATGCCCAATGTCCAAGAAAGCCCACAAGAGTTCTTGGAGTCTCAGGACTCAGATGATGAGGATACAGAACAGTCACCAATGCTGCTAAAAGAAGCATGTGGCATGTACTGCAGTCCTCAAGATCAGTGGCATCCAAATATATTGCCAGGGGAGGAACTAGGCCAAACTATTCTCAATCCTAACCACTTTAATGCTTGTGATCCATATCCCTGTTCAGCCATGGACCGGAGAGAGAAAGCATCCAACTGTGATAATTTTCCATTGTATCATAAGTACCGAGCACGAACTACAACTCAAGAACCAGTATCGTATATTCAAACGCCATACCATGTTGCTGTGGCTTGCCCAAGTTACTTTGAAagtacaattaataattttgatgaacaTCCTGTAGCAAGTTTAAATGAACACAACTATGAAACTAAACACAAGAAAAAGTGGTTGCTTAATCAGAAATGTAAAAGTGCCGATAGTGAACCGGATACTTTTAGTAGTCGACTCTCATCTGCATGCAAACGAGGTGTGTCTCCAGTCAGTTACAATTATGTTCAAGGTCACAGTACAAATATCTTAGAAACGCACATCAATGAATGTAACTCTTATTTGAAACCAGTGTATGCAAATAATGGTGATCCAATTGCTGGACCTAGTGGATTACAACGTCCTTGTAGTATTAACTGGGAAATAGGTGCAAATACTGGAGATAATGAATTCAGAAGTAGGAGTTACAGCCTGACTCCTACCATAAATTTTGCTGTTTTCGAATCAGAATCTTCTAGTGAGGCAGAAGATGTACAAGAACCTATGGTGCCTGAACCAATTGAGGTACCGACAATAAACGATGCTAGTGGAAAGACTATTGATGATCCATTTGAACTGCCAGTAATGTCTCTTGGCAAAGTCCTTCCTATATCACCATCAGCAGCACAGTTGAGTATTGCGAGCAGCTATGGTGATAATGGCTCGCCCATATGCAAGATCTGCCATATGACAGCAAGAGAAAATGATCCACTCATTTCACCTTGTCGATGTTCAGGAACAATGCAATATATACATTGTGGCTGTTTAatg AGGTGGCTTGAAGTATGTCATAAGAGAGGAAGGAGGCCTGCCAGCTGTGAACTTTGTCAATATCAATATCATTGGCACAAAAAATTTAAG ATTCGACACTGGCAATTCCCACAGTGCTccagaaaagataaaattctccatttagtgtttattttttcagTGTTATTAATGATTACATGTGCATCATTgacaataatgttttttaaacaagACAAAGGGACCAAGGTGGACTTGCATCAAGAACTAACTCAGTCTGAAATAGGAAATCTTGTTTGTGGAGTGCTGTTCTTTGTGGCcttttttgttgctatttatgTTGAAGCAAAATCTCATGATACTTTGTACAAGTTACTAGTCAAGTTTATACACATTAATCAGCAATGGTATATTGATGAGTATGAAAAAAAGGAACCATCACCTGTGGCAGTTTGA
- the LOC129981182 gene encoding uncharacterized protein LOC129981182 isoform X1, with product MHLLLHGINKTMCKHKSGGMNKPSRTTSHDGLDERTTASISSQGCPQSTSVISNPQISNPVTQNQEISCSSQVRKFSTTAVVNMQPPKCSSSCDTYGFLPNNDNPPCDSEQYEGMSFMPNVQESPQEFLESQDSDDEDTEQSPMLLKEACGMYCSPQDQWHPNILPGEELGQTILNPNHFNACDPYPCSAMDRREKASNCDNFPLYHKYRARTTTQEPVSYIQTPYHVAVACPSYFESTINNFDEHPVASLNEHNYETKHKKKWLLNQKCKSADSEPDTFSSRLSSACKRGVSPVSYNYVQGHSTNILETHINECNSYLKPVYANNGDPIAGPSGLQRPCSINWEIGANTGDNEFRSRSYSLTPTINFAVFESESSSEAEDVQEPMVPEPIEVPTINDASGKTIDDPFELPVMSLGKVLPISPSAAQLSIASSYGDNGSPICKICHMTARENDPLISPCRCSGTMQYIHCGCLMRWLEVCHKRGRRPASCELCQYQYHWHKKFKIRHWQFPQCSRKDKILHLVFIFSVLLMITCASLTIMFFKQDKGTKVDLHQELTQSEIGNLVCGVLFFVAFFVAIYVEAKSHDTLYKLLVKFIHINQQWYIDEYEKKEPSPVAV from the exons atgcatcTCTTACTGCATGGAATAAATAAG ACTATGTGCAAGCACAAATCAGGTGGAATGAATAAACCATCCAGAACAACTTCTCATGATGGCCTCGATGAAAGAACAACTGCCTCAATCTCTAGTCAAGGCTGCCCTCAAAGCACAAGCGTAATATCCAATCCTCAGATCTCCAACCCTGTCACTCAGAATCAAGAAATCTCCTGCAGCTCACAAGTAAGGAAATTTTCAACAACTGCTGTGGTCAATATGCAACCTCCCAAATGCAGCAGCTCCTGTGATACATATGGTTTCCTTCCAAACAACGATAATCCACCATGTGATTCAGAACAATATGAAGGCATGTCTTTCATGCCCAATGTCCAAGAAAGCCCACAAGAGTTCTTGGAGTCTCAGGACTCAGATGATGAGGATACAGAACAGTCACCAATGCTGCTAAAAGAAGCATGTGGCATGTACTGCAGTCCTCAAGATCAGTGGCATCCAAATATATTGCCAGGGGAGGAACTAGGCCAAACTATTCTCAATCCTAACCACTTTAATGCTTGTGATCCATATCCCTGTTCAGCCATGGACCGGAGAGAGAAAGCATCCAACTGTGATAATTTTCCATTGTATCATAAGTACCGAGCACGAACTACAACTCAAGAACCAGTATCGTATATTCAAACGCCATACCATGTTGCTGTGGCTTGCCCAAGTTACTTTGAAagtacaattaataattttgatgaacaTCCTGTAGCAAGTTTAAATGAACACAACTATGAAACTAAACACAAGAAAAAGTGGTTGCTTAATCAGAAATGTAAAAGTGCCGATAGTGAACCGGATACTTTTAGTAGTCGACTCTCATCTGCATGCAAACGAGGTGTGTCTCCAGTCAGTTACAATTATGTTCAAGGTCACAGTACAAATATCTTAGAAACGCACATCAATGAATGTAACTCTTATTTGAAACCAGTGTATGCAAATAATGGTGATCCAATTGCTGGACCTAGTGGATTACAACGTCCTTGTAGTATTAACTGGGAAATAGGTGCAAATACTGGAGATAATGAATTCAGAAGTAGGAGTTACAGCCTGACTCCTACCATAAATTTTGCTGTTTTCGAATCAGAATCTTCTAGTGAGGCAGAAGATGTACAAGAACCTATGGTGCCTGAACCAATTGAGGTACCGACAATAAACGATGCTAGTGGAAAGACTATTGATGATCCATTTGAACTGCCAGTAATGTCTCTTGGCAAAGTCCTTCCTATATCACCATCAGCAGCACAGTTGAGTATTGCGAGCAGCTATGGTGATAATGGCTCGCCCATATGCAAGATCTGCCATATGACAGCAAGAGAAAATGATCCACTCATTTCACCTTGTCGATGTTCAGGAACAATGCAATATATACATTGTGGCTGTTTAatg AGGTGGCTTGAAGTATGTCATAAGAGAGGAAGGAGGCCTGCCAGCTGTGAACTTTGTCAATATCAATATCATTGGCACAAAAAATTTAAG ATTCGACACTGGCAATTCCCACAGTGCTccagaaaagataaaattctccatttagtgtttattttttcagTGTTATTAATGATTACATGTGCATCATTgacaataatgttttttaaacaagACAAAGGGACCAAGGTGGACTTGCATCAAGAACTAACTCAGTCTGAAATAGGAAATCTTGTTTGTGGAGTGCTGTTCTTTGTGGCcttttttgttgctatttatgTTGAAGCAAAATCTCATGATACTTTGTACAAGTTACTAGTCAAGTTTATACACATTAATCAGCAATGGTATATTGATGAGTATGAAAAAAAGGAACCATCACCTGTGGCAGTTTGA